One segment of Rhodopirellula baltica SH 1 DNA contains the following:
- a CDS encoding TatD family hydrolase translates to MTDAVTDTSVSAFDPSEPRMNPLFDTHAHLNSKDFNDNVAEVVDRARQAGVVGIGVIGIDLATSRRAVELAAEFPDMLHAVVGIQPNSVAESSEGDFAEIENLASAPGVRGIGETGLDCYWDDTPIEQQQIAFDQHIDLACRTNLPMVIHMRESGELIAEQLARQSRLPEAVMHSFTGDWELAERCLEMGLMISFAGMVTFKKSDDLREVAKRVPEDRLLIETDSPYLSPEPLRGKRPNEPARVQHILRCLADVRNVPTSTLAEATTANARRFFKLS, encoded by the coding sequence ATGACCGACGCAGTGACCGACACATCTGTTTCCGCTTTCGATCCATCCGAGCCCCGAATGAATCCTCTGTTTGACACCCACGCTCATTTAAATTCCAAGGACTTCAACGACAACGTTGCTGAAGTGGTGGATCGGGCTCGTCAGGCTGGCGTGGTCGGTATCGGTGTGATCGGAATCGATCTGGCGACCAGTCGCCGAGCGGTTGAATTGGCAGCAGAGTTCCCAGATATGCTCCACGCCGTCGTCGGGATTCAACCCAATTCAGTCGCCGAGTCTTCCGAAGGCGATTTCGCGGAAATTGAAAACTTGGCGTCGGCGCCCGGTGTTCGCGGGATTGGCGAAACAGGACTGGATTGCTACTGGGACGACACACCGATCGAACAGCAGCAGATTGCATTTGACCAACACATCGATCTGGCCTGTCGAACCAACCTGCCGATGGTCATTCACATGCGAGAGAGCGGCGAGCTGATTGCGGAGCAGCTCGCCCGGCAATCGCGGCTTCCCGAGGCAGTGATGCATTCGTTCACCGGTGATTGGGAATTAGCTGAGCGTTGTTTGGAGATGGGATTGATGATCAGCTTCGCTGGGATGGTCACGTTCAAAAAGAGCGACGATCTTCGCGAGGTCGCCAAGCGAGTTCCGGAAGACCGATTGTTGATCGAGACGGATTCGCCGTACTTGTCGCCCGAACCGCTGCGAGGAAAACGGCCAAATGAGCCCGCCCGGGTGCAACACATTCTGCGTTGCTTGGCGGATGTTCGGAATGTGCCAACCTCGACCTTGGCGGAGGCAACGACCGCCAATGCGAGGCGATTTTTTAAGCTGTCGTGA
- a CDS encoding response regulator transcription factor, whose translation MSKTKVLIVEDYRPLVETLEYQLKRAGYEVYRAADGREALNQAKLYLPDVVVLDVDLPVLSGVEVCKQLRSDATTKDTLILMLSALGEESDQVVGFAVGADDYVVKPVESYKVLLQRIKALLRRREPSMDDADAISRCGVTVDRRRFVATIEGEAVKLTKSEFRLLDTLIRQPGRAFDRSELVDAALGEDTMVLERTIDVHVRALRKKMNAHADLVETVRGIGYRFREE comes from the coding sequence ATGTCAAAAACCAAAGTTCTCATCGTTGAAGATTACCGGCCGTTGGTGGAAACGCTGGAGTACCAGCTGAAACGAGCCGGCTACGAGGTCTATCGAGCTGCCGATGGACGGGAGGCTCTCAATCAGGCCAAGTTGTACTTGCCCGACGTGGTGGTGCTGGACGTCGATCTGCCAGTCTTGAGCGGTGTGGAGGTCTGCAAGCAATTGCGATCCGATGCGACGACCAAGGACACGCTGATTTTGATGCTCAGTGCGTTGGGTGAAGAGTCTGACCAGGTGGTTGGGTTCGCAGTCGGAGCGGACGATTACGTCGTCAAACCAGTGGAGAGCTACAAGGTGCTGCTCCAGCGAATCAAGGCCTTGCTGCGTCGTCGCGAACCCAGCATGGACGATGCGGACGCGATCTCGCGATGCGGCGTGACGGTCGATCGCAGGCGTTTCGTCGCGACGATCGAGGGGGAAGCGGTCAAGCTAACCAAAAGTGAATTCCGGCTGCTCGATACTCTGATCCGCCAGCCCGGACGAGCCTTCGACCGAAGCGAACTGGTCGATGCGGCCCTGGGCGAAGACACCATGGTGCTGGAGCGAACCATCGACGTCCACGTCCGAGCCCTCCGCAAAAAAATGAACGCACACGCCGATTTAGTGGAAACCGTCCGCGGGATTGGCTACCGGTTCCGGGAGGAGTAG
- a CDS encoding class I SAM-dependent methyltransferase: MTDPRPEKIASPAESSHPDRRESSTRIEQSQWRRPAGVAPGTWRYVQQGSIANHYDAFVAETPLCALDQTFLRQVFESIDSGRQTAESTEGEVGRADQKVFSDRDNWVLDLGCGTGRAATELSRLGRVVLAIDLSQSMLNHVVERARSASAESQGNQTGSIVPLRANLVQLDCLADNSAAGAVCLFSTLGMIQGRENRRKVLRHASRIVRPGGKLLLHVHNRYASLAQSGGKRLLAKSLLKSIISRDHEFGDATYAYRGLPDMFLHRYSRRELIADLKSSGWQINHIHRLSLDGSKTIKESAANKLRIEGGYLVEANNGN; the protein is encoded by the coding sequence ATGACCGATCCTCGGCCCGAAAAAATCGCTTCACCAGCCGAGTCCTCGCATCCCGATCGACGGGAATCATCCACCCGAATCGAACAATCCCAATGGCGACGCCCAGCAGGTGTCGCACCAGGAACATGGCGATACGTCCAACAAGGGTCCATCGCCAACCACTACGATGCTTTTGTGGCGGAAACGCCGCTCTGTGCGTTGGACCAGACGTTCTTGCGTCAGGTGTTTGAATCTATCGATTCCGGCCGGCAGACAGCGGAATCTACCGAGGGGGAGGTTGGTCGGGCCGACCAAAAAGTTTTTTCTGATCGAGACAATTGGGTGCTCGATTTGGGATGCGGAACGGGCCGAGCCGCCACTGAGTTATCGCGACTTGGCCGCGTCGTGCTTGCAATCGACTTGTCTCAGTCCATGCTGAACCACGTGGTCGAGCGAGCGAGATCCGCCAGTGCCGAATCTCAGGGCAATCAAACAGGATCGATCGTTCCACTCCGAGCCAACTTGGTCCAGCTCGATTGCTTGGCCGACAATTCAGCCGCGGGAGCGGTGTGCCTGTTCAGCACTTTGGGCATGATCCAAGGCAGAGAGAATCGCCGGAAGGTTCTCCGACACGCTTCACGCATTGTCAGACCAGGAGGCAAGCTCCTCCTGCACGTCCACAACCGCTACGCATCGCTGGCTCAATCTGGCGGAAAACGGCTGCTCGCCAAAAGCTTGCTGAAATCGATCATCAGCCGCGACCACGAATTCGGCGACGCAACCTACGCCTACCGAGGACTCCCGGACATGTTCCTGCATCGCTATTCGCGCCGAGAACTCATCGCAGACTTAAAAAGCAGCGGCTGGCAAATCAACCACATCCACCGCTTGTCACTCGACGGATCCAAAACAATAAAAGAAAGTGCCGCCAACAAACTGCGGATCGAAGGTGGCTATTTGGTGGAGGCGAACAATGGCAACTAG
- a CDS encoding ribonuclease H family protein, with amino-acid sequence MMDPLQSLEEFASMTSEFGDPDFNPPPAKPRASFLLVVSAHSTSLTDGRWQFVIETSDGKPVMEADDQEFGDLNRLSLLAAVRGLEAIDGPSGITLLSHNRYLIRSLTDSLPRWRRSDFVWDHFGRRVEVQHADLWRRVDHALGIHEVQACLVTSRLVSRKPEHVTPDGAIPAAEVDASVARGSTKLNGDWSRIDQPHLGPPAPKSSRAVPTANDRLRDWLLSTAISANGIQRSNPIKTS; translated from the coding sequence ATGATGGATCCTTTGCAATCCCTCGAAGAATTCGCGTCGATGACGTCCGAATTCGGCGACCCCGATTTCAACCCACCACCCGCGAAACCTCGCGCTTCGTTTTTGCTGGTCGTGTCCGCTCACAGCACGTCGCTGACCGATGGTCGATGGCAATTTGTGATCGAGACATCGGATGGCAAACCCGTGATGGAAGCGGACGATCAAGAATTTGGCGACTTGAACCGTTTGTCATTGCTGGCGGCGGTACGAGGCCTCGAAGCAATCGACGGTCCCTCGGGCATCACGCTGCTGAGTCACAACCGATACCTGATTCGATCACTGACTGATTCATTGCCGAGATGGCGCCGCAGCGATTTCGTTTGGGATCACTTCGGCCGTCGTGTTGAAGTCCAGCACGCTGATCTGTGGCGACGCGTCGACCACGCTTTGGGAATCCACGAGGTTCAAGCGTGTTTGGTGACGTCGCGTCTGGTCAGTCGCAAACCCGAACACGTCACGCCCGATGGAGCGATTCCGGCGGCTGAAGTCGACGCTTCGGTTGCCCGCGGATCCACCAAGTTGAATGGCGATTGGTCGAGAATCGACCAACCTCACTTAGGGCCGCCGGCTCCGAAATCCAGTCGGGCAGTTCCTACCGCCAACGATCGCCTGCGTGACTGGTTGCTGAGTACCGCAATTTCGGCCAACGGCATTCAACGATCCAACCCAATCAAAACGTCCTGA
- the obgE gene encoding GTPase ObgE, with translation MFFDRVEIEFQAGKGGDGCMSFRKEKYVPKGGPDGGDGGRGASIVLEARLGVNSLAQFATRKFFRAEKGGFGMGALRHGRKGREMRLFVPCGTSIIDAKDGFVIKDLTQVGEEFVICRGGKGGHGNARFKTPQNQAPRERELGQPGETRHVIMELKSIADVGLIGKPNAGKSTLLSRISSARPEIADYPFTTKYPNLGIVDVDIERSFILADIPGLIEGASEGIGLGHEFLRHVERAGLLVHLIEPTPVDGSDPIQNYVAIREELQHYDESLADRDELVVMTKCELDPDGEVREQLQAYFDEHPANHARDLRSISAATDVGLKELVGEIMTRVAKRREEMIEAGITPTLIRQDDAPVTPKKERRLPPHKAAATGGLSDEVQAQDIQGAATLSDTGKVVPGERRDRSS, from the coding sequence ATGTTCTTTGATCGCGTTGAAATTGAGTTCCAAGCCGGCAAGGGCGGCGATGGCTGCATGAGCTTTCGCAAGGAAAAGTACGTTCCCAAGGGCGGTCCCGATGGGGGCGATGGCGGCCGGGGTGCGAGCATCGTTTTGGAAGCTCGCCTGGGCGTGAACTCGTTGGCCCAATTCGCGACCCGAAAGTTCTTCCGAGCTGAAAAGGGTGGCTTCGGCATGGGGGCTCTTCGTCACGGCAGAAAGGGCCGCGAAATGCGTCTGTTTGTTCCTTGCGGGACGAGCATCATCGACGCGAAAGACGGCTTCGTCATCAAAGACCTGACTCAGGTCGGAGAAGAGTTTGTGATTTGCCGCGGAGGCAAAGGCGGTCACGGGAACGCTCGGTTCAAGACGCCGCAGAACCAGGCACCACGAGAACGCGAATTGGGCCAGCCCGGTGAAACGCGGCACGTGATCATGGAATTGAAATCGATCGCCGATGTGGGGCTGATCGGAAAACCAAACGCTGGCAAAAGCACTCTGCTTTCGCGGATCAGCAGTGCTCGACCCGAAATCGCCGATTATCCGTTCACGACGAAGTATCCCAACCTCGGAATTGTCGACGTCGACATCGAGCGATCGTTCATCCTGGCTGACATTCCCGGGTTGATCGAAGGGGCCAGTGAAGGCATCGGGCTGGGACACGAGTTCCTGCGTCATGTTGAACGCGCCGGATTGCTGGTTCACCTGATCGAGCCAACTCCGGTCGACGGCAGCGATCCGATCCAAAACTATGTCGCGATCCGCGAAGAGTTGCAGCATTACGACGAGTCGCTCGCTGATCGCGATGAATTGGTGGTGATGACCAAGTGTGAATTGGACCCGGATGGAGAAGTCCGTGAGCAATTGCAAGCTTATTTTGACGAGCACCCGGCCAACCACGCTCGTGATCTGCGTTCGATCAGTGCCGCAACGGATGTGGGACTGAAAGAACTGGTTGGCGAAATCATGACTCGAGTCGCCAAGCGTCGCGAGGAAATGATCGAAGCGGGCATCACTCCAACTTTGATTCGCCAAGACGACGCTCCCGTGACACCCAAAAAAGAACGTCGCCTTCCACCTCACAAGGCTGCCGCAACGGGTGGCTTGTCGGATGAGGTGCAGGCACAAGATATCCAGGGTGCCGCTACGTTGTCCGACACTGGCAAAGTCGTGCCTGGCGAACGCCGCGATCGTTCGTCTTGA
- the gap gene encoding type I glyceraldehyde-3-phosphate dehydrogenase yields the protein MAIKVAINGFGRIGRLTFRNLMERSDEFEVVAINDLTDNRTLAMLLKYDSIHGRFDGTVEYDNTSLTVNGKKIVALAERDPRNLPWKDHNVDIAIESTGFFTARSTADKPGYDSHLAAGAKKVVLSAPAKDGADLTCVLGVNDDKLSADLNCVSNASCTTNCLAPVAKVLNDSFGIESGLMTTVHAYTNDQNVQDQPHADLYRARGAAQNIIPTSTGAAKAVGLVIPELQGKLTGIAMRVPVPTGSVVDLTVNLSKEVTKEDINLAIQTAAEGPMKGILFYAVDPIVSSDIVHDPHSSIFAADFTQVLGDKGKMAKVVSWYDNEWGYSSRTADLCSKLGKML from the coding sequence GTGGCTATTAAAGTAGCAATCAACGGCTTTGGCCGAATCGGACGTTTGACTTTTCGCAACCTGATGGAGCGAAGCGACGAGTTCGAAGTGGTCGCGATCAACGATTTGACCGACAACCGCACTTTGGCCATGTTGCTGAAGTATGACAGCATTCACGGACGTTTCGACGGCACTGTCGAGTACGACAACACTTCGTTGACCGTTAACGGCAAGAAGATCGTCGCCTTGGCTGAGCGTGACCCACGCAACTTGCCTTGGAAAGACCACAACGTTGACATCGCCATCGAGTCAACCGGCTTCTTCACCGCACGTTCTACCGCCGACAAACCTGGCTACGACAGCCACTTGGCCGCTGGTGCAAAGAAGGTTGTGTTGTCCGCACCAGCCAAAGACGGCGCTGACCTGACCTGCGTGTTAGGCGTCAACGACGACAAGCTTTCAGCCGATTTGAACTGCGTCAGCAACGCTTCTTGCACGACCAACTGCTTGGCTCCCGTCGCCAAGGTCCTGAACGATTCGTTCGGAATCGAATCAGGCTTGATGACCACCGTTCACGCATACACCAACGACCAAAACGTTCAGGATCAGCCTCACGCTGACTTGTACCGTGCACGTGGTGCTGCTCAGAACATCATCCCAACCAGCACCGGTGCTGCCAAAGCTGTCGGTTTGGTGATTCCTGAATTGCAAGGCAAGTTGACCGGGATCGCCATGCGAGTTCCAGTGCCAACGGGTAGCGTTGTCGACTTGACCGTCAACCTGAGCAAGGAAGTCACCAAGGAAGACATCAACTTGGCGATCCAGACCGCTGCAGAAGGTCCAATGAAGGGCATTCTGTTCTACGCTGTCGATCCAATCGTCAGCAGCGACATCGTTCACGACCCACACAGCAGCATCTTCGCAGCTGACTTCACCCAAGTCCTCGGCGACAAGGGCAAGATGGCCAAGGTCGTGTCGTGGTACGACAACGAATGGGGCTACTCGAGCCGTACCGCTGACTTGTGCAGCAAGCTCGGAAAGATGCTCTAA
- a CDS encoding type III pantothenate kinase, whose translation MADEQSPANEQPLHDESPCDVVMVRVGIDVGNTAIKVVTQASTAVEAAQPARTRGPQLRSISLRDPEWITKCIEHLQTLAEKVAACESRECESVCYDVRVASVNRGSAEPLVFALDEAFFQCIRVRFVTHEDVSMPIDVNFPERVGIDRLLGAEAAFRRHAAPLIVVDAGTTVTVDFVSAEGVFRGGAILPGLEMQTAALAAGTDALPKLDWASHRCREMPEGPGRDTVAAMRLGVLASVAGAVERLLRIYGGAATLVVTGGDAGCLVDALPAECDAVEEPHLVAQALLDLMLHE comes from the coding sequence ATGGCAGACGAGCAGTCCCCCGCGAATGAGCAACCGCTCCACGATGAATCGCCTTGCGATGTCGTGATGGTGCGAGTCGGCATCGATGTTGGCAACACCGCGATCAAGGTTGTCACTCAAGCATCGACCGCTGTCGAAGCGGCGCAGCCAGCAAGGACGCGAGGTCCACAGTTGCGATCGATTTCACTGCGTGATCCAGAGTGGATCACCAAGTGCATCGAGCACTTGCAAACGCTGGCGGAGAAGGTTGCGGCTTGTGAATCGCGAGAATGTGAATCCGTTTGCTATGACGTTCGGGTCGCGAGTGTGAATCGTGGTTCGGCGGAACCGTTGGTGTTTGCTCTCGACGAAGCATTCTTCCAGTGCATTCGCGTGCGATTCGTGACGCATGAAGACGTTTCGATGCCAATCGATGTGAACTTCCCCGAACGAGTCGGGATCGATCGATTGCTCGGAGCGGAAGCTGCATTCCGGCGTCACGCGGCACCGTTGATTGTGGTCGATGCCGGAACCACGGTGACGGTCGATTTTGTTTCCGCCGAGGGAGTGTTTCGCGGCGGAGCGATCTTGCCTGGTTTGGAAATGCAGACCGCGGCACTCGCGGCCGGGACGGATGCGTTACCCAAACTCGATTGGGCATCCCACCGGTGTCGAGAGATGCCGGAGGGACCAGGCCGAGACACGGTCGCCGCGATGCGACTGGGCGTTCTCGCGTCGGTCGCGGGGGCCGTTGAACGACTGCTTCGTATCTACGGCGGTGCGGCAACTTTGGTCGTAACCGGTGGCGATGCGGGATGTTTGGTCGATGCCTTGCCAGCGGAATGCGACGCGGTGGAAGAACCTCATTTGGTCGCGCAAGCACTGTTGGATTTGATGCTGCACGAATAA
- a CDS encoding PEP-CTERM sorting domain-containing protein (PEP-CTERM proteins occur, often in large numbers, in the proteomes of bacteria that also encode an exosortase, a predicted intramembrane cysteine proteinase. The presence of a PEP-CTERM domain at a protein's C-terminus predicts cleavage within the sorting domain, followed by covalent anchoring to some some component of the (usually Gram-negative) cell surface. Many PEP-CTERM proteins exhibit an unusual sequence composition that includes large numbers of potential glycosylation sites. Expression of one such protein has been shown restore the ability of a bacterium to form floc, a type of biofilm.) produces the protein MFQISKIYLAALCAVGFFAGSSNAAVTIVIDFDDVQADNSGSSQIEIGTSYSENGFNLTNPDNPPNFGALSYYQPGNGNYITGSGFAVFSDNPGSTVTLTEASAAEFSLTSIDIGKLTDGQTSPFSLTFVGQLAAGGTVVETETVSVTDNQFGTISFTTLNALSSVSWSQTPGHQFDNITLEVVAVPEPTSLAFLGAGLGFGVIRRVRRKRIDGVVA, from the coding sequence ATGTTTCAGATTTCAAAGATCTACTTGGCTGCCCTTTGTGCTGTGGGCTTTTTTGCTGGTAGCTCTAACGCCGCTGTTACGATCGTAATTGATTTCGACGACGTTCAGGCTGACAACTCCGGTAGTTCACAGATCGAGATTGGTACCTCTTACAGCGAGAACGGTTTTAATCTGACGAACCCAGACAATCCACCAAATTTCGGTGCATTGTCCTACTATCAACCAGGGAATGGGAACTACATAACGGGGTCAGGTTTTGCCGTGTTCTCCGATAATCCCGGTTCCACCGTCACCCTGACCGAAGCCAGTGCTGCGGAGTTTAGTTTGACATCAATAGACATTGGAAAACTGACCGATGGGCAGACAAGTCCTTTCTCTTTGACGTTTGTTGGGCAGCTTGCCGCTGGAGGCACTGTTGTGGAAACAGAGACGGTGTCAGTAACTGACAACCAGTTTGGAACGATATCTTTCACAACCTTAAACGCACTGTCTTCTGTGTCATGGAGTCAGACTCCCGGGCACCAATTTGACAACATCACATTGGAGGTCGTTGCGGTGCCTGAGCCGACTTCCTTGGCGTTTCTGGGGGCTGGCTTAGGCTTCGGGGTTATTCGCCGCGTACGACGCAAGCGAATTGATGGCGTGGTTGCTTAG